One segment of Macrotis lagotis isolate mMagLag1 chromosome 1, bilby.v1.9.chrom.fasta, whole genome shotgun sequence DNA contains the following:
- the LOC141510170 gene encoding uncharacterized protein LOC141510170 isoform X1 yields MALGPPAAGSPQGLVTLRDVAVTFTMEEWGYLDPSQKGLYREVMLENYRNMVGLGLAIFQPDMMAQLERGEAPWTPEGEGARGSSADGEIRTETKESASKLGTPMETFLKRFPRIHIGQKSYECNKCGKTFHWMGELSRHQRNHIREKPYKCNKCGKTFLWVGELLRHQRNHIGEKPYECNKCAKTFYWMGELIRHQRSHTREKPYKCNECGKTFRWMSELIRHQRSHTREKPYKCNECGKTFLWMSELIQHQRRHADQKPYECNICGKTFHWVGEFIQHQRCHTGEKLLECNKCGNIYPLRSDCTQQQRIHTGEKSYECNECEKAFCLREYLTEYQTIHTREKSWECNDCGQVFYQSAELIYHQKADAGEKVYECNECEKSISCRLDCIKHQRIDSGEKPCECNQCDKAFYLKGQLT; encoded by the exons GGTTTGGTGACCTTGAGGGATGTGGCTGTGACCTTCACCATGGAGGAGTGGGGGTATCTGGATCCTTCCCAGAAGGGCCTCTACCGGGAGGTGATGCTGGAGAACTACAGGAACATGGTCGGCTTGG GACTTGCCATTTTCCAGCCTGATATGATGGCCCAGTTGGAACGAGGGGAAGCCCCTTGGACTCCAGAGGGAGAAGGGGCCCGAGGCAGTTCTGCAG atgGAGAGATTAGAACTGAAACAAAAGAGTCAGCTTCAAAGCTGGGTACTCCCATGGAAACATTTCTCAAGAGGTTCCCAAG GATTCACATTGGCCagaaatcttatgaatgtaaTAAATGCGGGAAGACCTTTCACTGGATGGGAGAACTTAGTCGACATCAGAGGAATCATATTAGAGAGAAGCCTTATAAATGTAATAAGTGTGGGAAGACCTTCCTCTGGGTGGGAGAGCTTCTTCGACATCAGAGAAATCATAttggagagaagccttatgaatgtaataaatGTGCAAAAACCTTCTACTGGATGGGTGAGCTTATTCGACATCAGAGAAGTCATACCAGAGAGAAGCCTTATAAATGTAACGAATGTGGGAAGACTTTCCGCTGGATGAGTGAGCTTATTCGACATCAGAGAAGTCATACCAGAGAGAAGCCTTATAAATGTAACGAATGTGGGAAGACCTTCCTCTGGATGAGTGAGCTTATTCAACATCAGAGAAGACATGCTGAccagaaaccttatgaatgtaatattTGTGGAAAAACCTTCCACTGGGTGGGAGAGTTTATTCAACATCAGAGAtgccatactggagagaaactttTGGAATGTAATAAATGTGGGAACATTTACCCACTTAGGTCAGACTGTACTCAACaacaaagaattcatactggagagaaatcctatgaatgtaatgaatgtgagaAGGCCTTCTGCCTGAGAGAATACCTAACTGAATATCAGACAATTCATACTAGAGAGAAATCTTGGGAATGTAATGATTGTGGGCAGGTCTTCTACCAGAGTGCAGAACTCATTTATCATCAGAAAGCTGATGCTGGAGAGAaagtttatgaatgtaatgaatgtgagaAAAGTATCTCTTGTAGGTTAGACTGtattaaacatcagagaattgATAGTGGAGAAAAACCTTGTGAATGCAATCAATGTGATAAGGCCTTCTACCTGAAGGGACAACTTACTTGA
- the LOC141510170 gene encoding uncharacterized protein LOC141510170 isoform X3, with protein sequence MEEWGYLDPSQKGLYREVMLENYRNMVGLGLAIFQPDMMAQLERGEAPWTPEGEGARGSSADGEIRTETKESASKLGTPMETFLKRFPRIHIGQKSYECNKCGKTFHWMGELSRHQRNHIREKPYKCNKCGKTFLWVGELLRHQRNHIGEKPYECNKCAKTFYWMGELIRHQRSHTREKPYKCNECGKTFRWMSELIRHQRSHTREKPYKCNECGKTFLWMSELIQHQRRHADQKPYECNICGKTFHWVGEFIQHQRCHTGEKLLECNKCGNIYPLRSDCTQQQRIHTGEKSYECNECEKAFCLREYLTEYQTIHTREKSWECNDCGQVFYQSAELIYHQKADAGEKVYECNECEKSISCRLDCIKHQRIDSGEKPCECNQCDKAFYLKGQLT encoded by the exons ATGGAGGAGTGGGGGTATCTGGATCCTTCCCAGAAGGGCCTCTACCGGGAGGTGATGCTGGAGAACTACAGGAACATGGTCGGCTTGG GACTTGCCATTTTCCAGCCTGATATGATGGCCCAGTTGGAACGAGGGGAAGCCCCTTGGACTCCAGAGGGAGAAGGGGCCCGAGGCAGTTCTGCAG atgGAGAGATTAGAACTGAAACAAAAGAGTCAGCTTCAAAGCTGGGTACTCCCATGGAAACATTTCTCAAGAGGTTCCCAAG GATTCACATTGGCCagaaatcttatgaatgtaaTAAATGCGGGAAGACCTTTCACTGGATGGGAGAACTTAGTCGACATCAGAGGAATCATATTAGAGAGAAGCCTTATAAATGTAATAAGTGTGGGAAGACCTTCCTCTGGGTGGGAGAGCTTCTTCGACATCAGAGAAATCATAttggagagaagccttatgaatgtaataaatGTGCAAAAACCTTCTACTGGATGGGTGAGCTTATTCGACATCAGAGAAGTCATACCAGAGAGAAGCCTTATAAATGTAACGAATGTGGGAAGACTTTCCGCTGGATGAGTGAGCTTATTCGACATCAGAGAAGTCATACCAGAGAGAAGCCTTATAAATGTAACGAATGTGGGAAGACCTTCCTCTGGATGAGTGAGCTTATTCAACATCAGAGAAGACATGCTGAccagaaaccttatgaatgtaatattTGTGGAAAAACCTTCCACTGGGTGGGAGAGTTTATTCAACATCAGAGAtgccatactggagagaaactttTGGAATGTAATAAATGTGGGAACATTTACCCACTTAGGTCAGACTGTACTCAACaacaaagaattcatactggagagaaatcctatgaatgtaatgaatgtgagaAGGCCTTCTGCCTGAGAGAATACCTAACTGAATATCAGACAATTCATACTAGAGAGAAATCTTGGGAATGTAATGATTGTGGGCAGGTCTTCTACCAGAGTGCAGAACTCATTTATCATCAGAAAGCTGATGCTGGAGAGAaagtttatgaatgtaatgaatgtgagaAAAGTATCTCTTGTAGGTTAGACTGtattaaacatcagagaattgATAGTGGAGAAAAACCTTGTGAATGCAATCAATGTGATAAGGCCTTCTACCTGAAGGGACAACTTACTTGA
- the LOC141510170 gene encoding uncharacterized protein LOC141510170 isoform X2: protein MCLVFQGLVTLRDVAVTFTMEEWGYLDPSQKGLYREVMLENYRNMVGLGLAIFQPDMMAQLERGEAPWTPEGEGARGSSADGEIRTETKESASKLGTPMETFLKRFPRIHIGQKSYECNKCGKTFHWMGELSRHQRNHIREKPYKCNKCGKTFLWVGELLRHQRNHIGEKPYECNKCAKTFYWMGELIRHQRSHTREKPYKCNECGKTFRWMSELIRHQRSHTREKPYKCNECGKTFLWMSELIQHQRRHADQKPYECNICGKTFHWVGEFIQHQRCHTGEKLLECNKCGNIYPLRSDCTQQQRIHTGEKSYECNECEKAFCLREYLTEYQTIHTREKSWECNDCGQVFYQSAELIYHQKADAGEKVYECNECEKSISCRLDCIKHQRIDSGEKPCECNQCDKAFYLKGQLT, encoded by the exons ATGTGTTTGGTGTTTCAGGGTTTGGTGACCTTGAGGGATGTGGCTGTGACCTTCACCATGGAGGAGTGGGGGTATCTGGATCCTTCCCAGAAGGGCCTCTACCGGGAGGTGATGCTGGAGAACTACAGGAACATGGTCGGCTTGG GACTTGCCATTTTCCAGCCTGATATGATGGCCCAGTTGGAACGAGGGGAAGCCCCTTGGACTCCAGAGGGAGAAGGGGCCCGAGGCAGTTCTGCAG atgGAGAGATTAGAACTGAAACAAAAGAGTCAGCTTCAAAGCTGGGTACTCCCATGGAAACATTTCTCAAGAGGTTCCCAAG GATTCACATTGGCCagaaatcttatgaatgtaaTAAATGCGGGAAGACCTTTCACTGGATGGGAGAACTTAGTCGACATCAGAGGAATCATATTAGAGAGAAGCCTTATAAATGTAATAAGTGTGGGAAGACCTTCCTCTGGGTGGGAGAGCTTCTTCGACATCAGAGAAATCATAttggagagaagccttatgaatgtaataaatGTGCAAAAACCTTCTACTGGATGGGTGAGCTTATTCGACATCAGAGAAGTCATACCAGAGAGAAGCCTTATAAATGTAACGAATGTGGGAAGACTTTCCGCTGGATGAGTGAGCTTATTCGACATCAGAGAAGTCATACCAGAGAGAAGCCTTATAAATGTAACGAATGTGGGAAGACCTTCCTCTGGATGAGTGAGCTTATTCAACATCAGAGAAGACATGCTGAccagaaaccttatgaatgtaatattTGTGGAAAAACCTTCCACTGGGTGGGAGAGTTTATTCAACATCAGAGAtgccatactggagagaaactttTGGAATGTAATAAATGTGGGAACATTTACCCACTTAGGTCAGACTGTACTCAACaacaaagaattcatactggagagaaatcctatgaatgtaatgaatgtgagaAGGCCTTCTGCCTGAGAGAATACCTAACTGAATATCAGACAATTCATACTAGAGAGAAATCTTGGGAATGTAATGATTGTGGGCAGGTCTTCTACCAGAGTGCAGAACTCATTTATCATCAGAAAGCTGATGCTGGAGAGAaagtttatgaatgtaatgaatgtgagaAAAGTATCTCTTGTAGGTTAGACTGtattaaacatcagagaattgATAGTGGAGAAAAACCTTGTGAATGCAATCAATGTGATAAGGCCTTCTACCTGAAGGGACAACTTACTTGA